In Eriocheir sinensis breed Jianghai 21 chromosome 10, ASM2467909v1, whole genome shotgun sequence, the following proteins share a genomic window:
- the LOC126996435 gene encoding uncharacterized protein LOC126996435, translated as MAVTDSADAHGSSPSSDESSRVVTSRSANGTPASSDESLRVIASKAGHGSSASSDESSRVVTSRSANGTPASSDESSRVVTSRSANGTPASSDESLRVIASKAGHGSSASSDESSRVVTSRSAIGTPASSVMAVTNSAGAHGSSASTDQSSRVIASKAAHESSASSVMAVTNSAGAHGSSASTDQSSRVIASKAAHESSASSVMAVTNSAGAHGSSASTDQSSRVIASKAAHESSASTTAAEVTKSGAAHESSASTDQSPRVIASKAAHESSASTIATEVTKSGAAHESSTSTDQSSWVVTSKAAHASASSVVAIPSVAARGAGLTAGWARHTASRCTGGW; from the exons atggcggtcaccgattcggcggatgcccatggatcatcaccctcatcagacgagtca tcacgggtcgtcacttcaaggagtgccaatggaacaccagcctcatcagacgagtcattacgggtcattgcttcaaaggctggccatggatcatcagcttcatcagacgagtcatcacgggtcgtcacttcaaggagtgccaatggaacaccaGCCTCATCAGatgagtcatcacgggtcgtcacttcaaggagtgccaatggaacaccagcctcatcagacgagtcattacgggtcattgcttcaaaggctggccatggatcatcagcttcatcagacgagtcatcacgggtcgtcacttcaaggagtgccattgGAACaccagcctcatcggtgatggcggtcaccaattcggcgggtgcccatggatcatcagcctccacggaccagtcatcacgggtcattgcttcaaaggctgcccatgaatcatcagcctcatcggtgatggcggtcaccaattcggcgggtgcccatggatcatcagcctccacggaccagtcatcacgggtcattgcttcaaaggctgcccatgaatcatcagcctcatcggtgatggcggtcaccaattcggcgggtgcccatggatcatcagcctccacggaccagtcatcacgggtcattgcttcaaaggctgcccatgaatcatcagcctcgaccacagcagcagaggtcaccaagtctggggctgcccatgaatcatcagcctccacggaccagtcaccacgggtcattgcttcaaaggctgcccatgaatcatcagcctcgaccatagcaacggaggtcaccaagtctggggctgcccatgaatcatcaaccTCCActgaccagtcatcatgggtcgtcacttcaaaggctgcccatgcatcagcctcatcggtcgtGGCCATcccgtcagtggccgcacgcggtgcagggctcacTGCCGGAtgggctcgccacaccgcctcccgttgcaccggaggctggtga